CCGCGGTGATGAACCCCGAGAGCTCGTCCACCGCGTACAGGGTCTTCTCCATGAGGGTCCTGCGCGGGACTTCCAGGTAGTCGGCGTGGCTGAGGATCGCCCGCCGTACCTCCTCGGGGTAGCCCAGCCGCTCCAGCTCCCGGACGCCGACCCTGGGGTGCTCCTCCGGCGAGGGGTGTCGCTCGTAGTCCATGTCGTGCAGGAGCCCGGTTATCCCCCACTTCTCCTCGTCCTCGCCGAAGCGGCGGGCGTAGGCGCGCATGGCCGCCTCCACGGCGAGCATGTGCTTTCGCAGGGATTCGCTCTGGGTCCACTCGCACAGGAGCTTCCACGCCTCTTCCCGGTTCACCAGACCTCCCGTCGTCGCG
The Rubrobacter xylanophilus genome window above contains:
- a CDS encoding HD domain-containing protein, with product MNREEAWKLLCEWTQSESLRKHMLAVEAAMRAYARRFGEDEEKWGITGLLHDMDYERHPSPEEHPRVGVRELERLGYPEEVRRAILSHADYLEVPRRTLMEKTLYAVDELSGFITAVALMRPDRLEGLGAKSVRKKMKQKSFAAGVSREDIRRGAEELGVDLDEHIEFVAAALRERADELGLAPEKARG